The sequence TGAGCAGATTTCATTCTGCATTTGTCCATGACTGACTGAGCTTCCTCGGGACATCATAttgtcatttttgttttctcttgatAACAGCAATCTCACGTGTTCTTCGTAGTGGCTTCTCCTTATGTGATTGTCAAGGTAAATTTGAGAAGTGTAGGAAAGTTGACACCAGGAGCAGAAGACGACTTGCAGCAGGGCATGGTTCATTTCTGAagcataaaaaatgaaaaggattAGTAACCCTCAGTGCAATTCATATTTCTATCACTACCTTGATGGTCTATAAAAATATTAGAATTGcttaataagtaagtaagtttaGGAATACTTTGCTGAAACCAAATGTTTTGAGAATTCTGTTTGAAAAGCAAATGAACAATGCCCTCTGCTAgtgaaaaaattatatatagatatttatataacattatgCGACAGCAATATTATATAGGCTTATTCCTCAACATAGGAATAACTTCCTACAGAATAAATATTCAGTCATTCATCTTCAGCGACCGTATGATGAATCTGGATCCTATTCCAGGAATATCAGGCATGAGGCGGGAATGCACCCATGATGGGAAAGTTCTCTCTTCTTACTGAGCAAAACTTTCTCAAATTCAAAAATTTCTCAAAATGTGGTTTAATACACTTTGTTGTTGCTTAtaagttttgtttttaaccGACTACTTTCTGAATTTGAAGATCACAGGCTGAATGCTCCATGTTGGTGAACTTGTGTttcttaaatgtatttaaataattaaatctctgtccacactgtgagcagtgatagCACTTCTCCCCCGTGTGAATGCGCTTGTGTGTTTCCAGATTATTCTTATAagcaaaactcttcccacagtgtgaacaatgaaatgttttttctccTGTATGAATGCGCTTTGCTGATTAAACCTCTTGCCAAATTGTGAGCAGTGCTACGGCTTCTCTCCAATGTGAACGCGCTGGTGTATTTGAAGATGACCCCTTTCCGCACTGTGAGCAGAGATACGGCGTCTCCCCAGTGTGAATACGCTGGTGTCTATGTAAAACActcattttattaaaacactttcCGCAACGAGAGCAGCGAAATGGCTTCGCTCTGGTGTGAATGCGCTGATGCTCTTTGAGATGACGCTGTTATGTAAAATGTTTGGCACAATATAAGCAGTGATAGGGCTTCTCTTGTGTGTGAATACGCTGGTGTTGTTGACAACTACTCTGGTCAGTAAAACTTTTGCCGCACTGTAAACAGTGATAGGGCTTCTCTCCTGTATGAAAACGCCAGCGTGTTCTGAGATGACCCTGGCAGGTAAAACTCTTCCCGCACTGTGAGCAAAGATATGGCTTCTcccctgtgtgaatgcgctggtgttgTTGAAGATGATTCTGGCAAGCAAAACTCTTCTCACACTGTAAGCAGTGATACGGTTATTCTCCTGTGTGAATTCGTTGATGCTGTTCAAGAGCcctttctttattaaaaacctTTCCCACACTCCGAGCAGcgatatggcttctctcctgcGTGAATATGCTGGTGTTGTCTGAGAGTATATTTCACAGAAATCTTCTTCCCACACTTTGAGCAATGATAGGACTTCTCACCCGTGTGAATGCGCCGGCGTGCTCGGAGATGACTCTGGCAAATAAAATTTTTTCCACACTGTAGCCAGTAGTATCGTTTCTCACCTGTATGAATGCGCTGATGTATTTGGAGATGACATTGGCAAGTAAAACACTTCCCACAAAGTGAGCAGCGACACGGTTTCTcgcctgtgtgaatgcgctggtgttgCCAGAGATGATTCTGTTGTCTGAAACTTTTCCCGAACTCTGAGCACTGATATGGTTTTTGTCCTTTGTGAGTGCGCTGGTGTGATTGGTGAGTACTTGTGTATAACTCCTGCCACATTGTAAGTAATAATATGTTTTTTCTCCCTTGTGTAAGTCTTGGTGTCGCTGAAGAGTGCTCTTTTGGTTAAACCTTTTTCCACACTCTGAGCACTGAAAAGGCTTCTcacctgtgtgaatgcgctggtgttgGTGAAAATGACTCTGGTAAGCAAAAACCTTTCCACAATCTGAGCATTAAAATTCTTCCTTTTGCATTCAACCTCTAATAGTGCTAGTGTGGAACATACCAATGGATGCTTGCTGTGTACTGGAGCTGTGCATCACATTATCACTTTCTCTCAATAACATCACCATATGTTTTGCAGGGTGATTTCTCCTTATGTGATTGTCAAGGTAAATTTGAGATGTGTAGGATATATTGGACACTGGGAGCAGGAGAAGACTTGTAGCAGGGCATCATTCATTTCTGGGGTATAAGAATGAAAAGAATTAGAAACTCACCGGGATTAAATTTTTACAGCTCTATTCCCCCTCCCAAAACAACAATATGAGTGCAACAGCTTGACAAAGTCTCCCCAAAACCCATATGTGCGGGATGTTTACAGCAAAACCTTAGGTAATATAAACATAGAGGTATTGCAAGGTACCATATAAAACCATTTTACCAAACTGGCTGCCAAGAACAGGTTCCATGGTTAATTTGTCAAGTTTATCATTCAGCAACAAGATCTACCTGCTTGGCTGCTCCCCACTTTTGAGAGATCATTTATGAGACTCAGATCCAGACCAACAGCAGGTGATGCCACACCAAGTAACAAACTTCTAGAAAAGGTTTCCCATTTAGATGCAAGCTCATCAAATACGTTACCAGTCCAGTCCACCATGCCCAACCTTGCTATAAGTGACCTAGTCACCACAGAATTGTACCAAAGTTTACCACATCTTGTTCTGTTTGTGATCAACCCAAGGCTCCTAGAGTTCCAGCTAAAGACAGGAAAACCGTGATACACTGAAGGCTTTGAACTCACTTTGAACTCACTTCTCTGTGGATTTTGTACCTGGATTTTGTGTGGAGTCTTACATAAGCATCGCCATACTGGTAGAGCTCTAGGAATGTTATCAGATCCCAATCTCAAGTCTTCCGACTGCCTAACATACTGCAAAGCCCCTGTTTTTGCATGTCTCCCATCTCTTCCTGTCTCAGGAGCATACTTTTGACTAAACTAAAAATGGGTCAGTTAAAATCACCCTGTATTTACCAACTCCAAACTGGAAAGGTCACAGCTTGAGACAATCATCCGGTTCAACTGGTGTTAGTTACTCAAACTGAGTTGCATGGTCTAAGGCTTGAGGAACTTCCAATTTATGTCAGCATAAACATTGTTAGAAGCATTCATACAGAACAGCCACTGTGAGCTGAAGGTTAGTGggtaattataatataaagcaGGGCTGTACGTAACCATTTGAGGAGCATTTTTTCTTCCAGAGGTAGTCGAATGCGAGTCCAAGGTCTTTGCCGTAGTCATCTTTGTACCACATCAAGAGTTCTTGTCCTGGTTTGATGGGTTGACAGCAACGATAAAGAATGCCTCCTCGATACTGGAAAGCCACAAGATTTTGTTCTTCTTCATTACGTGCACAATTCACATACCTGGAAAATAAGGAGATAGGCAGTCAGcaacagatgagagagagagaggaagggatcTGTCATCAATTGGATGATCCATGCAAGGAAAGCTACAATGCAGCATATCTGTACAGGGGATTATGTTGCCATTTCACAGCTACAGGGGCTGACGCAATCCCCACAATCCAAGATTGCTCACATTTGTATGGGTTTCCTACAGTGTATCCATTTTTCTGCCAtctcacaaaaacaaaaatggtgcTGGACTAGATATAAATAATTAGCCTTTATTTGACACATATCTTGGGACAGCTGAATGCAGGGTCAGTCATGTTGCGGTGCAACTGGATTAGAGGGAATtgggggccttgttcaagggcctaacagtggcagcttggtggtgctggggctgcTTGAAcctgatcttccgatcaacagaCCAGagcttgagctaccaccaccccatatGTCAAATCAATAGGATATTTACATGCTTTGTCTGTAAATCCCTTGTAAGCTCAGATAACACTTTGTGATTATTGAATAGTGTTTGAGGTTGGGTCCTTATATTCTCTTCAGGTACAAAGTGTAACTGCATTCCAAAAAGGGCACTGACGATGTCAGTGTAATATGTTTGTATGGCAACAACTTAGGCCTTCCCCCATACTTCTGTGCAGTTTTTGTACTTAGCCATTTTGACCACTTCTGTGGTTCACATTCTAGAGTGGGGTGTGAGTGAGCATCCCATACTATGTTGTACAAAGTGACTGAAAGGAAGCCTAGGCTTTTCTACACATTGGATATAGCTTGATGAAACGTGGTAAATTAAGGGAAGGTGGTGGCACATCATTTTCGAGGTGTGAAGAAATGTCTTCAGGCCGACATGCATGCTGAGGCtggtaaaaacaacaaaaatactgAACAGAATGCAGACTTAAAGTGTATTTCTCACCTCATCCAGTTAGAATGCATCTCTCTTTGGCTGTCTATGTATTTCTCACACTGCCTACTCCTGGATATCTACAAAAGAATGCATAATATATTATACTTTTAGATTAAATACATGAACTCAGGTATCAAACTTTTTTCTTAGAGGGCCAAAGCCCTGTAATTAGTCATATATGTTTAACATGCAAAAAATATAAACTCACTGAACACTTTTTTAGGAACATCTGTCTACTTATTCATACGGGCCAGCAGCTTTGggtaatgtttacatcaacCATCAGATTGGGGGTAAAATGATTACTCAGGGCACTATATCGTAGCTGCCCCTGAACTCTAACCCCAGCTTCCACAGATGGGGTAATAAAAGCTTCATCTTCTTCACCACCATGTAGTACAattgtgatgagcagaaaactCTCtcaaaatgtataatatttaaattttaaatgctAGTCTAAGTGTTCAGGATGAGGTAGGTCTTTAGACATTGGAAGCCAGTGACACAGTTGTTCAGACATTTTGGGGAAGTTCTTTTCACCACCTAAGTGCCAGAAAAGACCTTTCTTGGACCCTAAGAGGTGGTGAGAACAGTTGAGCAGTGCTAATATATTGGAGGGGAAGTGAAGCAGTGTGGGGAGTCGTAAGTGTTTTAAGGTAAATAGGTACTGGTATGTTTTTGGGTTTGCAGCAAAGCTTcagatatttttaaatttgaGGTAAGCTACAAGAATGGAAGGAGCATGGCAATGGggtggtgtggaagaactttaaaggttgaaaacaagttgcACAGCTGTATTCTGGATGAGTTGCAGAGGTTAAGGCCTTGCAGAAGATGACCTGGCAGGAGTGAGTTGCCATAGTGTATCTGCAAAATGACAAGaaactgaacaagcacctgagtggcCTGTGTAGATAGAATGATAGGATGAATCCTTTTGATATTATATAGGATACATAGACATTAGTGTGTCAAATTAGCAATGTGAGAGGAAAAATATTGTTGAATGCTCCTGGTTTTTCAAGGTTGCCAAGGTATCCAAGCGACAAAAGGTCAGATCAGCAAGTTGTCCAGGGAGGTCACAAGATCCTGACATGaagatgaatcacctgggatgaacAACAATTCTGTTTTTCTGCGATCAAGTTTAAATGATGAGCTGCCATCCATAatgaaatgtctgccagacatTCTTAGGGTAGGAGAAAATAAGTTAAGTAGCATCTGTATAGGACTGGGATGAAAATCTATGTGAAATTATGACTTCATCTTCATCCACATCTGATAAGACTAACCTTCCAGCTAGGAATCCATTGGCATACTGTGGGCAAGAAGGTGGACAAGAAAGATTTGTGGTTAACTGTGTTAAACACTGCTGAAAAGTTGAGGAGTATGTAGTCTGATGATTGTCTGGCTGGTCCAGCAGCATGTTCGATGTGGAGCTTGTAAGGATCTTGTGCAAAAGTTTCCAGCTTTTGCCTGTAGTAGACAGAGAGGAGAGCATGGTAAGAGGCAAGACCTGTGTTAAGTTGTGATTTCTTACAGTTTCTCTCTGCTGTTCCTAATTCTGTCCTATTGGTGTATGACACAACCAAGGAACTGGGCAAAAAAATCTTCTTTTAGAGTTTAGAGGAGAGAGGGCACAGGAAGTCTGCGGATGAGGAAATTGAGGAAAAGAAAGTGTCTGGGCTAACTCCACTAGTAGGCAGAAAAAGGAGCCTGGGCCTGGAAGGGATGACAGGGTGATAGGGGAAGCATCCATGCAAGTCCAAGCCATGACACTGTCTTGACCGTACTTTGCagaccacatgaagtttggaggtctgtagcgattgactctgcagaaagttggcgacctcttcgcactatgcgcctcagcatctgctgaccccgctccgtcagtttacgtggcctaccacttcgtggctgtcgttcccaaacacttccacgttcttataatacagctgaaagttgactgtggaatatttaggagcgaggaaatttcacgactggatttgttgcacaggtggcatcctatcacagttccacgctggaattcactgagctcctgagagcgacccattctttcacaaatgtttgtaaaaacagtctgcatgtctaggtgcttgattttatacacctgtggccatgaaagtgattggaacacctgattctgattatttggatgggtgagcaaatacttttggcaatatagtgtacatagcTGCACCTCCATATCTGTGAAACAAGGAGAACAATAAGGAATAGAAGTATGACAGGTACTTTAAAGATGGCCAGCAACAGAAactatttattacaaaataagtTCCAAAGCACAGTAATGTTAATGTGTCCATTTGATTCACACAAAGGGAACCAACCCAGACACTAAgtggttaactctcagtgctggtcccatgcctggataaaaatgggagggttgcctATTAGGCACAGTGTAGAGTTGTCCACATGCTGGTGATTCCACTGTAGGTGAACGGTGGTTTAGTTTGTCTTCATGTGCATTTTGCAGGTTTATGCTTCTGTGGATTGATTTCAGCTATTTCAAGCTGTTTTGTGATAAAAGCCAAAGTAAaattgcatgaaaaaaaaattaaacatgcCCAATGATACTGATTGATTTTCCCTGTTGGCATTTCTCTCAGTCTGATCgccaatgaaaaaaaaaaaaagtaggccTCTTTTCTGTAGCCAATTGACACATGGCAATCAGcctaagaaaaagaaagattcTCTCTTATGGGTCATCCTGTTAAGTTGAACAAGTAGAAAGACTGAACAAAAGCTGTCCTTTGGATGGCTCATACGCATGGGCTTGTTGCATCCTTCTGGTCACAGTAAATGTAATTGGAATGCATtcattgtcatgttcctcaTATATTCTAGGGTGTTTATACAGGTTACAAAAGTCTAATATCATATCTTGGATACTGAAATTTACTTTAGAAACATTAGCATTAAGAAATAAGTATCAAAAAACTCACCACCCAAGAGTAGCCACTATTCATGGCTTCCTCTCTGTCCACCAGGTCTCCCTCACACGGTCCAAAGTGTGCACCAAGTGGAATAGTTTCCCCCTTATTGAAAACCCCTAGGCCTGCATCAGGAATGTCAGACTTTCGAACCTCCAGACTGGGCGGAAGGGTTTGTATGGCTCTGTCAGCCGTCCCCATGGGAACGGAGGTATCAGAAATGAAAAGGGCTGGACCATGAACCTCACACTTGTTGGTGAAGTAGGACTTGCAGTCCTCACAGTCTGGAGGGTGAAAATgcagaaaattaaattaaagaataCAGAAAATTAAATGAGTCAAAATAAGCATATTTTTAGAAATCAACTAGAGTTAATCATTTCCAGAAGTGTTTTGCAGTTGGTTGCCAATACCAGTGAAACAGCAGCACTAGTATTAAAACCTCATGGAAAGTGCTTGTGACAGGCTGACagacatatttttatttacatgggGACATCTGACTGTTTCAGAAAAGCATTAATAGACCTGcgtacaataataatatttattatacttggctctgaaggtgtgttgtggaatctggcaccagaatgttagcagcagatactATGAAACCTGCACATTGCGAGGTGGGGCTTCCATTGATCGGATTTCGAGCACATCACACAGATGCTCGATgggatctggggaatttggcaGCTCATGTCAAATCagcaccttgaactctttgtcacaTTACTTAAAAAATTCCTGTGCAATTTTTCCAGAGTGGCAGGGCACATTATACTGCTGAAAAAGGCCCTATtggccactgccattagggaaaaCTGTTGCCATAAAGGCACGTAATTGATCTGTAAcagtgtttaggtaggtggtatgtgcaAACGTAATATCCACACGAATGCCAGGACActaggtttcccagcagaacattgcccagagcatcacactacCTACCCcaacttgccttcttcccatagttcatcctggtgccatctcttccacAAGTAAGCAACTAACAaacacccagccatccacataatgcaaaagaaaacatgattcatcagaccaggtcatcTTCTTCTATTGTTccatgctcatgtgcccattgttagCACTGttctatcatagccagcattaaTAATTTCAGTAATTTGTGGCACAGAAGCTCAGCTCAGAGTGGAGTCGGATCAGATGGGCTAGGTTTCACTCCCTACtcacatcaatgagccttggccgcctatGACCCTCCTGCTGGTTTACTGGTTGTCCTGGAGATGCTCTAACACAGTCATCTAGCCATTCCAgtttgtcaaagtcactcagatccttacacttaccCATATATAaacttcaagaactgactgttcacttgctgcctaatatatcccacaacTAGCAAGTAGCATTGTACAACATAATCAAAGTAACATTCATTCCACTTGTCAGTAGGTTTAAatttatggctgattggtgtacatttAGGGGAAATGtagaatgaggaaaaaatagGAATAGGCTGCTGTTTATCACAGCCATACTAATATTCAGTACTACCGCATGACTGAGAGTGTGGAAAATGCATTCATTCAATAATTCTATGAATAAGAAATATAAACTAATTGTTCAGTTGACATTCTAGGCAAAATTTAGCCAAATATCTTGATTTGCATAATTATCTTTAAGATTTCACCCAGTTATAGTTTAGCAAATTAAGCTGCTTGACCATCTTCGACCAACAACAACATCTTACAGAGGAACTCATCATCTTCAGGTTCTTCCTCTTTTATAGATTTCCTCTGGAATCCTCCAGTCTGTTGGTCAAAAGTCATGGCACATCCTACAGGTAATGTACCTCCACCTAAAAATCCacaaattcaataaataaaatcagtgagacaATCACAATTAAACCATTCTCAGTCAAAAAGGtgttactgatacacagacatcTTACAGGGATAACCTTCATCTTCAGGTTCTTCCTTTTTCACAAGCTTCTGCTGATCCACAAGGATGATGAACCCCACAGGGCTTGATGTCCCATCATCTAAAGTAGTGCAAGACTCTGTCTTCACATTCCCACAAAgctgtgcaaaaaacaaaaattattgGGGTGGTAACATTATAAATCAATTAGCTATGCATATTTTGCAGCCTAATATAATCACTAAGCAACTGTTTCATCTATGAAAATACTTGTTAATCTTCTGGGCAACAAACACAAAACCCGGTGATCTGTCCACCCctgaattattttctttaaaaaaatgggCATAAAAGATTATATTTCATGTTTCTCTGTACTGTAACATGCCTTGTAGAAAATTTCCAAATTAAAAAGTGCTTTTCAGTAATAACATTTCCCTATTTTagttagaaaaaaagaaagcactaACCTCTGCTGATTCCATTATAAGACACCTAAAGGGTGCAATTCTGAAAAAAAGAGGCTCAGTTATAACCAGAGCATTTGTTAAAATCAACCCAAAACATGCAAAAATGTAAGGTAATATATCTTGATAATGTTACGTTACATCAACAGAAAAATAATTCTGCTAGACACAATAGGTTATTGGTTTCTTTATTCGtcattgaaataaatgttttcattaagTTGATAATTCCATGTAGTCACCATGGAAACTGAGGCAACATTACCTTTTCATGTTCCTAAACTTATCACAAACATCTCTTACACATCTCTATTTTTACTCCATTTCCACTTCACCACCCATCTTTCTGCTTGCTGCTATGATCCACATTATTATGACTTTGGCAGCCACATCAGATCATTTGCTGTTAACAAAAGTCTTAATGTGGATTATTTTGGAGTACTGTGgaacaaaatacaaatacagtacCAATAATCTTCAattcttttaatattaattagttATATAATGTAAAACATGGGGAGATTCTCTCAAAAGCCATGTAATTTGCTCCACATGATTCTTCTTACACCTTCAATAGGACGCTGTGGCACACTAATACTATCATTGTTGAGCTATTGATTGCATTTTATCCTCTTAGCTAAAATCTTATATCATTTTCTGTTTCGTTATGTAGTCTTACACAGTCAGAAGGTAATTAAACATGCTCATTAAACAGCTCAAGCTGACCACGCCtactatatttattttcatttatttaattaaagattttattatttttactttcacactgcattacattaaaattacacgctacatatataaataagttTAGTCAGTTTGTTGGCATTACGGGGTACTCAAATAACCTGATGGAATTGGTTCAGCTCCCTAACAAGCCACATGTCCCCCTCATCAAGCTGGGAAATAGCAGATACTTGTGAATATTTAAGGCAGTACATGTACAGGTAagtttaaacatttacatttctggcgtttgacagacgcccttatccagagtgacttatattctatctcattttatacaaccgaGCAATttagagttaagggccttgctcaaggcccagcagtggcggCTTGGTGtccatcagtagtccaacacatTAACCAATAAGCTACCACAACCCATACGTCTGTCTACCAAAGCCTGGTTCAAGGTATGGCATTCAAGAGAGTAAACACTGGAGAGGTgaacatgtggtgtgtgtggacatTCATAAGTAGCTGCTAGTACCCATCACTATTAACTTAAAGATTTCAAAAAGCAGACATAGAGGGTGAGGAGGGTGCTGACTAATGATTCACAAGTGAAGCCAAAGAAACCAACAATAGGACAAATTCCCTTGAGTTTTTTTAGCTGCATTGGATGAGCTACCCTccatgcaaaacaaaaaacagctgaCAATAAGGTAACATGAAAATAGTGTGAAATGAAAACAGAGGAGAAAAAGATGTTCTATATTGTTCCCAGGTGAGCCTAGACACCAGGCATGTTGtacaatttatatatttctatagtaaAACTGTGTGCAGTGTCTCAGCTTGACTTGCTCAGCATTGACATGTTGCACAGCATTAAAGGATGATGATGTGGCAAATGGAACAGATTTAAAAGCCAGCTTTTATCCTGAAATCTTTCATCAGATGAGACATTTGTTTATAGCTATGCACAGACAAACTGTCCCGTTTCCTGTTTCAACAGTGGCCATGGAAAAGCTTTCCTCAATAGCAATGACAAGCTAAAGGTATTCAAATTCACTAAacatgtgtttatattttcCCATCTTGCTTGTCAAAAGATGCAGCCTGATTACCAGGCATGCTGGGTTGACACAAAGCAGGTAGGACAGTACCAGTCTATTCAGTAAGGAAGGTTCTGCTCTCATTTCGTACAGCAATGCTCACAATCTCAAAACAAGCCAAGTTTGGTGATGATACAGAGCCGAGGCCAGAGAGCAGTTAAACAGGATACCAGCCATCTGCTTTGAGTACTCATTCAGCTTCCACTATATTAATACAATGTCTTTTCCCCAAGCTAAACTAAAATGTAGAAACTCTCAGATTAGTTTAGTAAACTAACCAACAATGaagcttttaaataaaactcttaCTGGTGAGGAATTTAATGTACTGGGTATAACAAACTTGGATTGAAACAAATAAGTATGCCGTAGATAATGCAGCTCCACTTAAAAGACATACAACCAAAGAATAATAACAAACTGAACTGGTAATCCCAGACTTATTTAATACAGAAATTATTTTTTAGGTTTTAagttaattagaaataaaataccaGAAGCATAACACATTGCAGATTCTAGTGATTGTGTCCAGTACTGACTTGATTATGCGTGCTTTACCAGCTGTAGATTTTGATATTTTTCCCTAACATTATACATTCTGTGTTTGATAACgcattttgtttattatctATAAATCATACTAGTAATACAATTAttacaagtgaacattttgtcctcaaagttgatgtgttagaagcagaaaaaatggacaagcgtaaggatt comes from Hemibagrus wyckioides isolate EC202008001 linkage group LG14, SWU_Hwy_1.0, whole genome shotgun sequence and encodes:
- the LOC131364550 gene encoding LOW QUALITY PROTEIN: zinc finger protein 572-like (The sequence of the model RefSeq protein was modified relative to this genomic sequence to represent the inferred CDS: deleted 1 base in 1 codon; substituted 1 base at 1 genomic stop codon) gives rise to the protein MWQELYTSTHQSHQRTHKGQKPYQCSEFGKSFRQQNHLWQHQRIHTGEKPCRCSLCGKCFTCQCHLQIHQRIHTGEKRYYWLQCGKNFICQSHLRARRRIHTGEKSYHCSKCGKKISVKYTLRQHQHIHAGEKPYRCSECGKGFNKERALEQHQRIHTGEXPYHCLQCEKSFACQNHLQQHQRIHTGEKPYLCSQCGKSFTCQGHLRTRWRFHTGEKPYHCLQCGKSFTDQSSCQQHQRIHTQEKPYHCLYCAKHFT